In Jeotgalibaca arthritidis, a single genomic region encodes these proteins:
- the yycF gene encoding response regulator YycF, with the protein MKKILVVDDEKPISDIINFNLAKDGFEVHTAFDGEEAVEKFAEVNPDLILLDLMLPKMDGLEVCRQIRKTSEVPIIMLTAKDSEIDKVLGLELGADDYITKPFSNRELVARVKANLRRVSAAPVVEPEEEKSNDIHIGAITIHEDAYVVSKRGEEIELTHREFELLHYLAKHIGQVMTREHLLQTVWGYDYFGDVRTVDVTVRRLREKIEDTPSHPTWLITRRGVGYFLKNPDQE; encoded by the coding sequence ATGAAAAAGATATTAGTAGTAGATGACGAAAAGCCAATTTCAGATATTATCAACTTCAATCTTGCCAAAGATGGCTTTGAAGTTCATACCGCATTTGACGGAGAAGAAGCCGTTGAGAAGTTTGCGGAAGTAAATCCCGATTTAATTCTATTAGATTTAATGTTACCGAAGATGGATGGCCTAGAAGTATGCCGTCAAATTAGAAAGACAAGCGAAGTGCCGATTATTATGCTGACTGCAAAAGACTCGGAAATTGATAAAGTTCTTGGCCTAGAATTAGGGGCAGATGATTACATCACAAAACCTTTCTCAAACCGTGAGCTTGTTGCTCGTGTAAAAGCGAACTTGCGTCGTGTTAGTGCAGCACCAGTTGTTGAACCAGAAGAAGAAAAAAGCAATGACATTCACATTGGTGCGATCACCATTCATGAGGACGCCTATGTTGTTTCTAAACGTGGCGAAGAAATTGAACTGACCCACCGTGAGTTTGAATTATTACATTACCTTGCCAAACATATTGGTCAAGTGATGACACGCGAACATTTACTTCAAACGGTTTGGGGTTATGACTACTTTGGTGACGTTCGTACAGTTGATGTAACCGTTCGTCGTCTTCGTGAAAAAATTGAAGATACACCAAGTCATCCAACATGGTTGATTACTCGTAGAGGAGTAGGTTACTTCTTGAAAAATCCAGACCAGGAGTAA
- a CDS encoding L,D-transpeptidase family protein, with product MKKKSLVVVGISVLAVVLIAYIGGGIYFKDHFLPQTKVGKISIAGDTVEEANRKFAKDLHSQTITITENGETLTSITPLELEASVDISAYLKTVKQEQGNWIWPIKAFQDKNLETSQATFDYNEEALNNLLASLDLDSKERAASQNAKVVTEAGNFVIQDEVQGTQVDIEALKASLLAAFSEGKETVTIEEAYIKPTLTADSEELTTIIDRLEDLASTVITYKIAGQEEVVPVEQIRSWMSIDAEGNPVVDQAAAEAYLDQLHDKYATHDKTRTFNSTNRGTVEIPPGTYGWSIGTIAEAESLVQYVLAGKDVTVEPEINGTGYHADGTDIGNSYVEIDLQAQVMYMYKDGARVFESPIVSGHATTPTPVGVFYAWNKEENATLVGYNPRRGNDYAQPVNYWVPVDWNGVGIHDANWQTSFASDQWAANGSNGCINTPPGAMTKFFQLVEVGMPVIMF from the coding sequence TTGAAAAAGAAATCATTAGTCGTGGTGGGAATCAGTGTATTGGCAGTTGTTCTCATCGCATATATCGGTGGCGGCATTTATTTTAAAGATCATTTCTTACCACAAACTAAAGTCGGTAAGATTAGTATAGCAGGTGACACTGTTGAAGAAGCAAACCGTAAGTTTGCTAAAGACCTGCACAGCCAGACCATCACCATTACCGAAAACGGTGAAACATTAACGAGTATCACACCATTAGAATTGGAAGCAAGCGTTGATATTAGCGCCTATTTAAAAACAGTTAAACAAGAGCAAGGAAACTGGATTTGGCCGATTAAGGCTTTCCAAGACAAAAATTTAGAAACAAGCCAAGCAACATTTGATTACAATGAAGAAGCTTTGAACAACTTACTTGCTTCTTTGGATTTAGATAGTAAAGAACGTGCTGCCTCTCAAAATGCCAAGGTAGTAACTGAGGCTGGAAATTTCGTCATTCAAGACGAGGTTCAAGGCACACAAGTTGATATTGAGGCGCTCAAAGCAAGTTTACTAGCTGCTTTTTCTGAAGGAAAAGAAACAGTTACAATTGAAGAAGCTTATATTAAGCCAACTTTAACAGCAGACAGCGAAGAATTAACAACCATCATCGATCGTCTAGAGGACTTAGCAAGTACAGTAATTACTTATAAAATCGCTGGTCAAGAAGAAGTGGTACCAGTTGAGCAAATTAGAAGCTGGATGAGTATCGACGCTGAAGGCAATCCCGTTGTTGATCAAGCTGCAGCAGAAGCTTACTTAGACCAGTTGCATGATAAATATGCAACCCATGATAAGACACGCACATTTAATAGTACGAATCGTGGAACAGTTGAAATCCCACCGGGTACATATGGTTGGTCAATTGGAACAATTGCCGAAGCAGAGAGTCTTGTCCAATATGTCCTAGCTGGTAAAGATGTAACGGTTGAACCAGAAATTAATGGAACAGGCTACCACGCTGACGGTACAGATATTGGCAATTCTTATGTAGAAATCGATTTACAAGCGCAAGTGATGTATATGTACAAAGATGGTGCACGGGTATTTGAATCACCGATTGTATCCGGTCATGCAACAACACCAACACCAGTTGGCGTATTCTATGCTTGGAATAAAGAAGAAAATGCGACACTTGTGGGCTATAACCCACGTCGCGGTAATGACTATGCCCAGCCTGTTAACTACTGGGTTCCGGTTGATTGGAATGGTGTAGGGATTCACGATGCCAACTGGCAAACATCATTTGCATCTGATCAATGGGCAGCTAACGGATCAAACGGTTGTATTAATACACCACCTGGAGCAATGACGAAATTCTTCCAACTTGTAGAAGTAGGTATGCCAGTTATAATGTTTTAA
- a CDS encoding O-methyltransferase — translation MKKNEMMDRPIVKEEIVDFMRKELKPFTGKLGDIEAYANERRIPIIPHETAVFLNMIVGQIKPQHILEIGTAIGFSGSLMAQHIGKDGHLTTIDRFDIMIERAKANFERMGLKDQVTLLEGDAADILPTLTGPYDFIFMDSAKAKYYEFLPYCMDVLKVGGMLVIDDVFQGGTILDDEKEIPKRVRKIHRRLNKLMETVLNHPALETSVVPLGDGLLMIVKKEEYDFSYIIEEVNQ, via the coding sequence ATGAAGAAAAATGAAATGATGGATCGACCAATTGTTAAAGAAGAGATTGTCGATTTCATGCGTAAAGAGTTAAAACCATTTACAGGGAAATTAGGTGACATTGAAGCCTATGCCAATGAGAGACGGATTCCGATTATCCCTCACGAAACAGCTGTTTTTTTAAATATGATTGTTGGCCAAATTAAGCCACAACATATTCTAGAAATCGGAACAGCGATTGGATTCTCAGGAAGTTTGATGGCGCAGCATATTGGTAAAGACGGACACTTGACGACTATTGACCGTTTTGACATTATGATTGAACGCGCAAAAGCAAACTTTGAAAGAATGGGCTTAAAAGATCAAGTTACCTTACTAGAAGGTGACGCTGCTGATATTTTGCCGACCTTAACTGGTCCCTATGATTTTATTTTCATGGATAGTGCCAAAGCTAAGTATTATGAGTTTCTTCCTTATTGTATGGATGTCTTAAAGGTAGGCGGTATGTTAGTCATTGATGACGTCTTCCAAGGCGGAACAATTTTAGATGATGAAAAAGAAATTCCTAAGCGCGTGCGTAAAATCCATCGTCGATTGAATAAATTAATGGAGACTGTTCTTAATCATCCAGCCCTTGAAACATCTGTCGTGCCGTTAGGTGATGGCTTGCTGATGATTGTTAAAAAAGAAGAGTATGATTTTTCATATATTATAGAAGAAGTGAATCAATAG